Sequence from the Rickettsiales bacterium genome:
AAAGCTTATGCTAACGGCAATGTACTGCCTATCGGTGGTTTCTATCGCTTCCGGGCGCGGGAGGAGACACATGCATGGCAGGCGGAGGCGATCAGCCTGTTGCAAAAAGCTTGTGTAACCGGTGATTATAGCCTGTATAAACAGTTCAGCAAAATCATCGCGGATGAGCCGCCTATTGCACTGCGCGATCTTTTAGGATTCAGCTCCGACCGAAAAGAGATTGAACTTGCAGAAGTGGAGCCGACCGCGGCTATCCGCAAACGCTTTATTGCACCTGCCATGTCGCTTGGCGCATTGTCGCCGGAAGCCCATGAGACGCTGGCCGTTGCCATGAACCGTATGGGGGCGGCATCCAATTCCGGCGAAGGCGGGGAAGGGGCGGAGCGTTATAAACCCAGGGCCAATGGCGATAATGCCAATTCCGGTATTAAACAGATCGCATCGGCACGTTTCGGCGTAACGGCGGAATATTTGAATAGCGCTTCGGAGCTGCAGATAAAGGTAGCGCAAGGCGCAAAACCCGGCGAAGGTGGGCAGTTGCCGGGCTTCAAGGTGACCGCTGAAATCGCGCGCTTGCGTCATGCAACGCCGGGAGTGATGCTGATTTCTCCACCGCCGCATCATGACATTTATTCAATTGAAGACCTCGCGCAGCTGATTTTCGATCTTAAGCAGATCAATCCCGCTGCGACAGTTTCGGTCAAGCTGGTGGCGCAATCCGGTATCGGCACGATTGCAAGTGGCGTGGCAAAAGCAATGGCGGACAAGATCGTTATCGCCGGTCATGTCGGCGGCACAGGCGCAAGCCCGCTTTCCAGCATCAAGCACGCAGGCATTCCATGGGAGATGGGGCTGGCAGAAGCCAATCAGGTGCTGACGCTCAATCGCTTGCGTCATCGCGTGAAGCTGCAGACGGACGGTGGATTGAAAACAGGGCGTGACATTGTGGTTGCAGCCATGCTCGGCGCGGAGGAATACGCGCTCGGCACTGCGGCGCTGGTAGCGATGGGCTGCCTTATGGTGCGCCAATGCCATAATAACACCTGTCCGGTCGGTATCACGACGCAGGACCCGGATTTGCGCAAGCGGTTTGAGGGCAAGGTGGAGCATGTTATCAACTTGTTCAGCTTCGTAGCCGAAGAGATACGCGAAATTCTCGCAAAGTTAGGCTATACGACACTCGATGAGATCATCGGCCGCACCGATCTGCTCACACAGATTAATTATGGCAGCGAAGATCTGGTTGATCTGGATCTGAATCCACTGCTTTCGCTGGCCGATCCGGGCGTGCATGCGCGCCGTTTCTCGCTCTCGGGCCGTAACGAAGTGCCGGATACGCTTGACGCCCGTATTATTCAGGAAGCGCAGCAGGCGCTGCAAACGGGAGAGAAAATCCGCCTCCGCTATGACGTGCACAATACCCAGCGTGCAATAGGAACGCGCCTTTCATCTATCATGCTGAAACGCTTTGCAGGGACGGAAGTGCCGCCTGATCAGGTAGTGCTGGATCTTCATGGCTCGGCAGGACAGTCGCTCGGAGCTTTCGCCGTGCAGGGCGTAAAAATATGCGTCATGGGTGATGCAAATGATTATGTCGGCAAAGGACTCTCTGGCGCCACCATCAGCCTGAAACCTTCCGCCTCTTCTACGCTCTCAGCGCACGAGAATACGATTATCGGCAACACGGTGTTATACGGGGCAACATCAGGAAAGCTTTTTGCGGCAGGAGAGGCGGGCGAGCGCTTCGCTGTACGCAATTGCGGTGCAATGACTGTGGTGGAGGGCTGCGGTTCCAATGGCTGCGAATATATGACAGGCGGTATGGCCGTCATACTGGGGCAGGTGGGAGACAATTTCGCCGCCGGAATGACGGGCGGCATGGCATTTGTATATGATACAAATAATAATTTCGCAGCAAGGGTAAACCCTGAAACAGTCGTCTTCCAGCGCCTTGCTTCACCTTATTGGGAAGGAAAGCTGCGCACGCTGATAGAAGAACATGCAACGGAGACCGACTCTGCCTATGCAAAGGATATATTAAAACACTGGCACGCCAGCCTCGCGCGGTTCTGGCAGGTATGCCCCAAGGAGATGGTGGAACGTCTGGAACAGCCATTGCAGGCTGCTGCTTAGAGAGAGGAACAGGGTGAGCGAAAAGAAAAATTACTGGCTATTTAAGTCCGAACCGTTCAAATGGTCTTGGGATATGCAGGTAAAAGCTGGTGCAAAGGGTACGTTCTGGGATGGCGTGCGCAATCATCTTGCGAAACAGCAGCTCATGGCAATGCGCAAAGGCGACCAGGGCTTTTTCTATCACTCCAATGAGGGCAAGGAAATCGTAGGGATTGTTGAGGTAATCCGCGAGCATTATCCTGATCCTACGGCAGAACCGGGTGAGCCCTGGGTTGTGGTGGATATCAAAGCCGTGAAGCCCGTTCCCAAACTGGTAACCCTCGCACAGATCAAGGCGGAGGAACGCCTTGCTAAAATGTCGCTCGTCACGTCCGCTCGCCTTTCCGTACAGCCCGTAACTGCCGAAGAATGGAAGCTTATCTGCAAAATGGGCGGAATAAAATAGCCCTGCAGGCTAAGAAGTTAACAATAATTTAAGAAATGGAGGGTAATATTGTCAGCACATTTGTGCTGATGTAAGTGGCTACGTATGGCTAAGAAAATAGAGGATATGAATGACCGCCAGTTGCGGGTGGAAATTCATCATACGAATGATCCTGCGCGTATTGAGGCAGCAGAAAAGCGCCTGAAAGAAATCACGTCTGCAAAAAATCAGGGTACTCTGAAAGGGATTCTAAACACTGCTACTAAAAGGAAGGCGGAATTAAAAGCAGCGACGGATGCATCTTCTTCAGGCAGAGGAAATTCTGCGGGACGCGGAAAACCGTCCGGAGGTAATACTCCTTCTGGCAAGGACCGTTGGCCCGAAAGCAGATTGAGGAGAGCGATGCGGGATGAAGGAGATCCCGAAGCCTATGCGATTCTGAAAGGCCGTAACCGGGTTAATGGTGCGGATCAAAGAAAATATGATGAGGCACGCAATAAAAACACGCGGGCGGCTAGTGATACGCCTAGAATTTCTCCATGGGAACGCAGGCGCCTTAAAAAAAACGCGGCGGCAGGAGACAAGCAGTCTTTCGAGAAATTACAGCAGGCGGGAGAACTAACATCTGACATAGAACAAAGATATAAAAATACGAGCGCGCGTTCTTCTGGAGGGTGGGTTGACAGGACTTCATCGTCCCGTCGTCCACAGGGGAGTCAGGAAGAGCGCTGGATTGCAGAAATGCAGCGGAATGTTACTGATCCCGACCAGCGAAAATTTGCCGAAGAAAGAGCGCGAGTAACTTTTGAAGATCTCCGAAAGTCAGGGTACAGCGATGAAGTAATTGGGGAGGTGCTTGACCAATACAAAGGAAAGTTTGACTTAAGCCGCGAGCGGCAGGCAGGAAGGCAGCTCAGAGCAAAATTAGAGGAAGAAGAGCGCAGAAGGCGAAATGAAGAAGGCGACCAGAGGAGAGGGCGGTAGGTAATCTCTGGGTATCGCAAAGCGCATCAGTGCGGCATGCTTTGAGAGCCCGCAGGAAAGGAAGCTTCCAGATGGTAGTAGATCTGCTGTTTTATCCCGCCCGGCGCAGCAGCAGATAACCGTCCCCAGCCCCGGAAAGGCTGACGTTATTAATGTTCTGGACAATCTCTGCCAGCCGCTCGAAACAGACTGGTTTTACAAGATAGCCGTCTGCCCCCAGTTCTTCAGCCCGTCTGCGATCCTCGTCATAGGTGGAACCCGTGCACATGATAACGGGGATATGCTTCAGGTCACCACTGGAGCGTATATATTCCAGCACCTCAAACCCATCTATACCCGGCATATTGATATCGAGCAGTACCAGATCCACGCTGCGTCCTTCCATCACTTCCCGGCGTAGGGTTGAGAGCGCCTCCTGACCGTCATTGGCCACAAGCATCTTGCATTGCATGCGCGCATTATCCATGAGGATGATCTTGGTCAACTCGATGTCGGATTTGCGGTCGTCCACAAGCAGGATAGTTGCCAGTTTCTCGATATCGACTGCTTCCAGCTCTTCTGCACGGCTCGGAATGGCGACAGCCTGCATCTGAACGGCATCGGGCTGAGCTTTGGGTAAAGTGAACATAAAGCTTGTGCCGCCTTCTTCATTAGGCTCACACCAGATGGTGCCGCCATGCAGTTCGACAATTTTTTTGCAGATGGCAAGCCCAAGCCCCGCTCCCTGTTCTTTAACATCCGAAAGCCGTTTGAAAGGCATAAAAACCTTGGCATAATATTGCGGATCAATGCCCGGGCCGTCATCGCTGACGCTGAAGAGCCAGTGACCGTCATGTTCACCGGCACCGATACGGATATGCACATTCGGGCCGCCATGGCGAATGGCGTTGCTGAGCAGGTTCTGCCATACCTGAAGTATCTGGATTCTGTTGGCATAGGCGTAGGGCAGGGTTCCTACCGTAATCTCTGCGCCGTATTCGCTGATGAGGTGGTTGAGATTCTCTTTTGTATCTTTCAGCACCCGGATCATATCCAGTGTTTCCATCTGCACCTGTTCCTCCGCATCCAGCTGCGTATAGAGAAACACGGTATCGATCAGCATGGTCATGCGGCTGGTGGCATCCTGGATAAAGCGGAAATATTTCTGCATTTTATCGGGTGAATTCCAGTTCTCCAGAATCATAGCGGTAAAGGATTGTATCGTGCGCATTGGCTCTTTAAGGTCATGCGCCAGGGCGCGGGTAAATATTTCCAGTGAATTACGCTGATCATCGATACGTTTCTGCATCTCGCCATGTTCGACAGCCATCGGAATAATGCGCTGCATTGTATCGGCTGCGATGGTGGATTTCGTGATATAATCCTGCGCGCCTTCCTTCATAGCCTCTACGGCAACGCCTTCATTGCCATGGCCGGTGAGGATGATAACAGGAATATGGGCATTGCGTGCCCGGATACGCTTAAGCACTTCAACGCCATTCCTGCCGGGCAGCGAATAATCCAGTAATACGCAGTCGGGCTGGTAAGTCTCAATGGCTTCTAATCCGGAATCACCGCTGCCAGCTTCAAGCACGGTTACATTGTCGCCAAACGCATGGCGAAGCTCTCTCTGGCACAGAATACGATCGTCGATATTGTCATCAATCACTAAAACGCAAAGTTTCTGATTCATCAGGTCATTCATGAGGATTCTCCGGGCAATAACGCTATTTCAAACCAATATTCCTTAATGCGGGTAACGGCATCGATCAAACCGTCGAAATTAACAGGTTTCTGAATATAAGTGCTGGCGCCAAGCGTGTAGCATTGTTCCACATCTTTAGCATCTGCCGAGGTTGTGAGCACAATGACCGGGATTTTTTTCAGCCATTCATCCTGTTTGATGAGGTGGAGCACTTTTCTACCGTCGATACCCGGCATGTTCAAATCCAGCAGCACCAGTCCCGGACCGGGGTTAACGCCTTTGATACCGTTATTGAGATAATATTCGCTTTTCTGCAGGTAAGTCATGGCGT
This genomic interval carries:
- a CDS encoding response regulator; amino-acid sequence: MNDLMNQKLCVLVIDDNIDDRILCQRELRHAFGDNVTVLEAGSGDSGLEAIETYQPDCVLLDYSLPGRNGVEVLKRIRARNAHIPVIILTGHGNEGVAVEAMKEGAQDYITKSTIAADTMQRIIPMAVEHGEMQKRIDDQRNSLEIFTRALAHDLKEPMRTIQSFTAMILENWNSPDKMQKYFRFIQDATSRMTMLIDTVFLYTQLDAEEQVQMETLDMIRVLKDTKENLNHLISEYGAEITVGTLPYAYANRIQILQVWQNLLSNAIRHGGPNVHIRIGAGEHDGHWLFSVSDDGPGIDPQYYAKVFMPFKRLSDVKEQGAGLGLAICKKIVELHGGTIWCEPNEEGGTSFMFTLPKAQPDAVQMQAVAIPSRAEELEAVDIEKLATILLVDDRKSDIELTKIILMDNARMQCKMLVANDGQEALSTLRREVMEGRSVDLVLLDINMPGIDGFEVLEYIRSSGDLKHIPVIMCTGSTYDEDRRRAEELGADGYLVKPVCFERLAEIVQNINNVSLSGAGDGYLLLRRAG
- a CDS encoding EVE domain-containing protein, which codes for MSEKKNYWLFKSEPFKWSWDMQVKAGAKGTFWDGVRNHLAKQQLMAMRKGDQGFFYHSNEGKEIVGIVEVIREHYPDPTAEPGEPWVVVDIKAVKPVPKLVTLAQIKAEERLAKMSLVTSARLSVQPVTAEEWKLICKMGGIK
- a CDS encoding response regulator encodes the protein MGQAKNAKNATILLVEDSEDDYEATMRSFKAAHMKNPVQWCKSGKDAMTYLQKSEYYLNNGIKGVNPGPGLVLLDLNMPGIDGRKVLHLIKQDEWLKKIPVIVLTTSADAKDVEQCYTLGASTYIQKPVNFDGLIDAVTRIKEYWFEIALLPGESS